A stretch of Lactuca sativa cultivar Salinas chromosome 6, Lsat_Salinas_v11, whole genome shotgun sequence DNA encodes these proteins:
- the LOC111890562 gene encoding uncharacterized protein LOC111890562: MKSKQPSGIKKCKKRTLEEEKRKADAGALDKFIHRQPVEEVVEEPIEEHVEHQENVEVEVEEAEEQEPVKDLVDICDPRRWEKLNYEELKLLVEKGPKRDTSIMYGPYYKSGRRFSAVLYTKTLPNLEKCDREWLVYLKEFDKVFCFCCKVFRKGISKGKLGEEGYSDWHHVTSRVKELEISLDHLTNRNKWFDMRNGSFLGVIEMLEEFDPVIKEHVRQITNDELHVHYFGHTIQNELILLIAQEIKEELIKTIKEAKYYSIILDLFLNVDDTSEKGLFDITFEELKSFGLEIDDMRGQGYDNGANMKRKHRGVQKRFLDINPRAFYTPCGCHSLNLILCDMPNKCVKGKNFFGFIQCIYTIFANSTKRWEILKIM; this comes from the exons ATGAAGTCTAAACAACCATCCGgtattaaaaaatgtaaaaagaGAACActagaagaagaaaagagaaaggCCGACGCCGGTGCTCTAGATAAGTTTATTCATAGACAACCTGTTGAAGAGGTTGTTGAAGAGCCTATTGAAGAGCATGTTGAACACCAAGAAAATGTAGAAGTAGAAGTAGAAGAGGCAGAAGAGCAAGAGCCCGTTAAAGATCTTGTTGATATATGTGATCCAAGAAGGTGGGAAAAACTTAATTATGAAGAGCTTAAACTTTTGGTTGAGAAAGGTCCTAAAAGAGATACTAGTATTATGTATGGTCCCTACTATAAATCTGGTAGACGATTTTCTGCAgttttatatacaaaaactttACCAAATTTAGAGAAGTGTGATAGAGAATGGCTAGTATATTTGAAAGAGTTCGACAAggtattttgtttttgttgtaaagTATTTAGAAAAGGGATTTCTAAAGGTAAATTAGGTGAAGAAGGTTATTCGGATTGGCACCATGTTACCAGTAGAGTTAAAGAACTCGAAATTTCCTTGGATCATCTCACAAACAGGAATAAGTGGTTTGATATGC GTAATGGAAGTTTTTTGGGTGTCATTGAAATGTTGGAAGAGTTTGACCCAGTTATCAAAGAGCATGTGCGACAGATCACAAATGACGAGCTTCATGTGCATTATTTTGGGCACACGATCCAAAACGAACTAATACTTTTGATAGCTCAAGAAATTAAAGAAGAACTTATCAAGACGATAAAAGAAGCAAAGTACTACTCAATCATACTTGATT TATTTTTGAATGTTGATGATACCTCCGAAAAAGGACTATTTGATATTACATTTGAGGAGTTAAAGTCTTTTGGTCTTGAAATTGATGATATGCGTGGTCAAGGCTATGATAATGGAGCAAACATGAAAAGAAAACACCGAGGAGTGCAAAAGAGATTTTTAGATATAAATCCTAGAGCATTTTACACTCCTTGTGGTTGTCATTCTCTTAATCTAATATTATGTGATATGCCTAACAAGTGTGTTAAAGGAAAGAACTTTTTTGGATTCATCCAATGCATTTATACTATCTTTGCAAATTCTACTAAGAGGTGGGAAATCCTAAAGATAATGTAA
- the LOC111890519 gene encoding NAC domain-containing protein 76: MMDTGNGQLSVPPGFRFHPTDEELLYYYLRKKVSYEAIDLDVIREVDLNKLEPWDLKDKCRIGSGPQNEWYFFSHKDKKYPTGTRTNRATTAGFWKATGRDKAIHLLSNSKRIGMRKTLVFYTGRAPHGQKTDWIMHEYRLDDQYSNAATPSEVQEDGWVVCRVFKKKNHNMRSPFQADDLQQEDDHQQLIDQDTNKNGSGGGHSLHLQALHGYECNMTSNTTLFEGSMHLPPLLTSPPDHTPYFLAPRQSNEASTMMINDMDCSRNLLSLMSASRAGCGTCSSGHNQRTQDKPLLATSNLTADWSFLDKLLASNPHHHSGITFDNHHHQGTCNDPSSSQAFHHPDVSATSHIFPFHYHGYETEVLKFSK, encoded by the exons ATGATGGATACAGGAAACGGACAACTCTCAGTTCCTCCAGGGTTTCGATTCCACCCAACAGATGAAGAATTGCTCTACTATTATCTTAGGAAGAAGGTTTCTTATGAAGCCATTGATCTTGATGTTATTAGAGAAGTGGATCTCAACAAACTAGAGCCATGGGATCTAAAAG ATAAGTGTAGAATTGGATCGGGTCCCCAGAACGAGTGGTATTTCTTTAGCCACAAGGATAAAAAGTATCCAACTGGAACGCGAACAAACCGGGCTACAACTGCTGGATTTTGGAAAGCAACAGGGAGAGACAAAGCTATTCATCTCCTTAGTAATTCCAAAAGAATCGGCATGCGAAAGACCCTCGTATTTTACACCGGAAGAGCCCCTCATGGCCAGAAGACCGATTGGATCATGCATGAGTATCGCCTAGATGATCAATACTCCAACGCTGCCACACCATCAGAAGTCCAG GAAGATGGTTGGGTTGTGTGTCGAGTATTCAAGAAAAAGAACCATAACATGAGAAGCCCATTTCAAGCCGACGATCTTCAACAAGAGGATGACCATCAACAGTTAATTGATCAAGACACGAATAAGAATGGCAGCGGTGGTGGCCATTCTCTACATCTTCAAGCTCTACATGGCTACGAATGCAACATGACTAGTAATACAACATTATTTGAGGGTTCCATGCATCTTCCTCCATTGTTGACTTCTCCTCCGGATCACACCCCATATTTTCTAGCACCACGACAAAGTAATGAAGCCAGTACGATGATGATTAATGATATGGATTGTTCGAGGAACTTGTTGAGTTTAATGTCAGCGAGTCGAGCTGGATGTGGAACTTGTAGTAGCGGACATAATCAGCGAACACAAGACAAACCGCTATTAGCTACTAGCAATCTGACTGCGGATTGGTCGTTTCTTGACAAGCTTCTAGCTTCAAACCCACATCATCACTCGGGGATTACCTTTGATAATCACCATCATCAAGGTACATGTAACGATCCTTCATCTTCCCAAGCCTTTCATCATCCTGATGTGAGTGCAACATCTCATATTTTTCCTTTCCATTACCATGGTTATGAAACGGAGGTTTTAAAGTTCTCAAAGTAG